A window from Chrysemys picta bellii isolate R12L10 chromosome 2, ASM1138683v2, whole genome shotgun sequence encodes these proteins:
- the GCK gene encoding hexokinase-4 isoform X5, protein MGCICRGGERRLLTDLPCQTSFGGKGWKHLEEIGKEAGVSWALVKRVYRSDADDWKQTYNILTSFELLPSLTDCDIVRMVCESVSTRAAQMCSAGLAGVINRMRESRGEERLKITVGIDGSVYKLHPSFKDQFHATVRQLAPGCDITFLQSEEGSGRGAALISAVACKMACLIGR, encoded by the exons ATGGGCTGTATTtgtaggggtggggagagacGCCTGCTCACAGACCTTCCATGCCAGACATCATTTGGTGGGAAGGGCTGGAAGCACCTGGAGGAGATTGGGAAGGAGGCTGGAGTCTCATGGGCATTGGTAAAGCGGGTTTACAGGAG CGACGCCGATGACTGGAAACAGACCTACAACATCCTGACGTCCTTCGAGCTGCTGCCCTCGCTCACGGACTGCGACATCGTGCGGATGGTGTGCGAGAGCGTCTCCACGCGGGCGGCACAGATGTGCTCGGCAGGGCTGGCCGGCGTGATCAACCGCATGCGGGAAAGCAGGGGCGAGGAGAGGCTGAAGATCACCGTGGGCATCGATGGCTCGGTCTACAAGCTCCACCCCAG cttcaAAGACCAGTTCCATGCGACCGTCAGACAGCTGGCGCCCGGCTGCGACATCACCTTCCTCCAGTCAGAGGAGGGCAGCGGCAGGGGGGCCGCCCTGATCTCGGCGGTAGCGTGCAAAATGGCCTGCCTGATTGGCCGGTGA